One window of Acidobacteriaceae bacterium genomic DNA carries:
- a CDS encoding YncE family protein, producing MFGRRSYFEASLGGSVCWKRPILLGSAAALSMFVAGCGNQYRPVVSAINPVGPASQPTKYAIAISSPSASSPGLLTFVDFAGDTVLSTPQVLANPSYLALAPGGAQGYVINSAGSFNEFPAGSPESLLSSDIGQSTLSAGSTPVSITAVSLTGTNASVFVPEPGLSQVAALTSTGSLEQNIGVPNNPIYVVGTNGAARAYVISEGNTVTPSTVSSIESGNLAVSSTIPVGINPVYGVMTSDGKRAFILNKGSGTVNVINVVNNGPDLAMPVIPATGTLGQGPVWADLAPISNQLVVLNQGDGVHPGSLSIINIPLCSTASPASNPNCDVANPVDAVGFGTVLATVPVGINPVMVSVLQDGTKAYVANQGNAAAGVEGSVSVVNLVSGTVTATIPGISTASATSNTNTTPTEVYGHPTTIAATTGTPTGKVYVTSADNKFMTVIETDTDTVTTHVNLQGLGVRVVVTAQ from the coding sequence TTGTTCGGAAGACGATCGTATTTTGAGGCTTCGCTCGGCGGCAGTGTGTGCTGGAAGAGGCCGATTCTGCTGGGGTCAGCGGCGGCGCTCAGCATGTTTGTGGCGGGCTGCGGAAACCAGTACCGGCCGGTGGTAAGCGCAATTAATCCGGTGGGGCCAGCGTCTCAGCCGACGAAGTATGCCATTGCGATCTCGAGTCCGAGCGCGTCGTCTCCGGGTCTGCTGACGTTTGTGGACTTCGCCGGGGATACGGTGTTGTCGACGCCGCAGGTGCTGGCGAACCCGAGCTACCTGGCGCTGGCGCCGGGCGGAGCGCAGGGGTACGTGATCAACAGCGCGGGCTCCTTCAACGAATTTCCAGCGGGTAGCCCTGAGTCGCTGCTTTCGAGCGACATTGGACAGAGCACGCTGAGCGCGGGGTCTACGCCGGTGAGCATCACGGCGGTTTCGCTGACGGGAACGAATGCCTCAGTGTTTGTGCCGGAGCCGGGGCTGTCGCAGGTGGCGGCGCTGACGAGCACGGGCTCGCTGGAGCAGAACATCGGCGTGCCCAATAACCCGATCTATGTGGTGGGAACGAATGGGGCGGCACGCGCGTATGTGATCAGCGAGGGCAATACGGTAACGCCGAGCACGGTGTCGTCGATTGAGAGCGGAAACCTTGCGGTTTCAAGCACGATTCCGGTGGGGATCAATCCGGTGTACGGTGTGATGACGTCGGATGGAAAGCGCGCGTTCATCCTGAACAAGGGTTCGGGCACGGTGAACGTGATCAACGTGGTGAATAACGGGCCGGACTTGGCAATGCCGGTGATTCCGGCGACGGGAACGCTGGGGCAAGGGCCGGTGTGGGCGGATCTCGCGCCGATCAGCAACCAGCTTGTGGTGCTGAACCAGGGCGATGGTGTGCATCCGGGATCGCTGAGCATCATCAATATCCCGCTGTGCAGTACTGCTTCGCCGGCGTCAAACCCGAACTGCGATGTGGCGAATCCGGTGGACGCGGTGGGCTTTGGTACGGTGCTGGCGACGGTTCCGGTGGGCATCAACCCGGTGATGGTGTCGGTGCTGCAGGACGGGACGAAGGCTTATGTGGCGAACCAGGGCAACGCCGCGGCGGGCGTCGAGGGTTCGGTGAGCGTTGTGAACCTGGTAAGTGGCACGGTGACCGCGACGATTCCGGGGATCTCTACCGCCTCGGCGACATCGAACACGAACACGACGCCGACCGAGGTGTATGGTCATCCGACGACGATTGCGGCGACGACCGGAACGCCGACGGGCAAGGTCTACGTGACGTCGGCGGACAACAAATTCATGACGGTGATTGAGACGGATACCGACACTGTGACCACGCACGTGAATCTGCAGGGACTTGGGGTTCGGGTGGTCGTTACAGCGCAGTAA